In Saccharomyces paradoxus chromosome IV, complete sequence, the DNA window CTGGCCGCGTTAGTGAACGCCCCAATGCGGGTTTCTTTACCTTTTGACAGAACGGTTTTTACCAGCGCTGATGATGGCagaaaagtaaatataAACGTTTTTAGTACAACTAACACTACTACTCCTTCCATAAAGAATGAGGCCGAACAAGACAGGCTTGTTTTCAGGAGACCTGATAACTTCACATTAGCAACCAATTCTGTGGATTATGTTCCAACAAACTTTTTGGAGGGACTATCACCGCTAGCGCAGAGTGTTCTGTCAGCCCATAAAGGGTTAGTTGATTCTATTAATatcgagaaaaaaagtgagaTAGTAGGCGGACTGCAGCAAAAGCATAAGCTTGAAAATATAACTTCGAATGCTGGTAACTTGAGTTTTAATGACGACTCTccaaacaagaaaaccaaaatatCAACAGGTATAACAATGACACAGGCGAATATAGCAAAACAATATTTGAATGATCTAAGAAAGATTTTAGATATTGTAGGGTTTGACCAAAACTCtgctgaaattgaaaatatcgAGTATTGGCTCCAGCTgccaaataaaaaattcgTTTTAACTACAAATTGCTTAATCAAGCTACAGATGACAattaaaaatatcaccGATAATCCACAACTATGGGACTCAATTGAAATCATATGGCTTTTAAGACTGCTTGATGTAATGGTTTGTAACATAAATTTCAGTAAAAGCTCCTTAAAGACGGGCTTAGATGATTCTACATTACGATATATTGCTTTACTATCAACGGTTATActattcaatattttcttactGGGCAAGAATGATAGCAGCCTACATCGAGAATCATACATCATGGAACCGCTGAATTTTCTAAGCGACTTAATAGAATCTCTAAGAACATTAACAGTTGAATAtaattctttgaaaatagAATTTGACACTTTTCAGGAGGCCCTAGACTTGCTACCGAAATACATAAGTAATGGCCCATTTCTGGATGACAATGTCACGACAAGGCTTGTGTATATTTTTAGTGACTTACTGATGAATAGTGACATTGAAACAACTGCAAATATTCAATTCCAAAGTTTTTGGGATGATGTGAAGAGAATCAGTTCCGATATTTTGGTTTCATTATTCAGTAGCTTTGACCAGCAGAGAGGGTTTATTATAGAAGAGCTAATATCCCACGTCGAAAAGCTGCCTACAAAAAGAGTACAAAAAAAGCTAAGAAAAGTTAGTAAGGAGAACATTTACATCACTGATTTTACCTTTACTTTAATGTCGATGTTAGAAAACATTAATTGTTACACCTTTTGTAGTCAGATGAAGGAATTGGTAccagaaaatattgaacaATTAAAGAACGAGTacaaaaaacaagaagactttctttttaacGTTGTTGAGCATATAAATGACACTATACTGGAGAggtttttcaagaattcATCCTCTTTACGGTATGTGATCGACAACTTTGTCCAAGATCTATTATTGCTGATTCCTTCACCTCAGTGGCCTGTagctgaaaaaatactaaGCTCTTTGCTAACGAAGCTCTTGAGGGTATTTAGCCCATCAGTGCAGCTCTCCGCAAACATCGAAACAATATGTCTACAACTTATTGGGAATATTGGCTCtacaatttttgatatcagATGTTCAACAAGAGACCATGAAGATAACAACTTAATTAAAATGATCAACTACCCTGAAAATTTGccgcatttttttaaattatttgGAGATTGCATCGCATATAATGAAACGACAAAATGTCGCCGTTCTGCAACAAGGTTCCTTTGGAACTTAAGGCTCGGTACGGTCTTAAGATTAGAAGAGTATACAAAGGATGCCAAGGAGCAAACTGTAGCTGTCAAcgatgaattgaaaaatatattgGAGCAGATACTAGGAGGCGGATTTGGACCTCCATTAAAAACCAAAGAAACTGATTTTAGTACGATTAAATTGgattatttttctattttgcACGTCTTTGAACTTCTGAATCTTTACGATCCGTACTTGAAGTTGATATTATCCCTTTTAGCCAAGGACAAAATTAAACTGAGATCCACTGCTATTAAGTGCTTATCGATGTTGGcttcaaaagataaagTCATACTTTCAAACCCGATGGTTAAAGAAACTATTCATCAACGTTTAAATGACTCATCTGCGTCTGTTAAGGATGCCATCTTAGATTTGGTTAGCATTAATTCGtcatattttgaattttaccaACAAATTAACAACAACTATAACGACGATAGCATAATGGTAAGGAAACATGTGTtaaaaattaatgaaaaaatgtatGACGAGACGAACGATGTCGTTACGAAGGTATATGTGATAGCAAGAATTCTCATGAAAGTCGAAGACGAGGAGGACAATATAATTGATATGGCTAAACAGATTTTATTAAACAGATGGATATTAAAGGTACATGAATTATTGGATCAGCCTGAAAAGTTGAAGGAAATTTCTTCCTCGGTCCTGATAGTAATATCTCGTGTTGCTATAATGAATGAGAAATGCTCGCaactttttgatttatttCTCAACTTTTATCTCTTAAATAGAGAAGCGcattcaaaagaaacataCGAAAAAATCACACACGTTCTAGCAACTCTTACCGACTTTCTGgtacaaaaaattgttgaGCTCAACTCAGAAGatacaaatgaaaagaattcgattattgataaacaaaactttttgaatcttttgGCGAAATTCGCTGATTCTACGGTGTCATTTTTAACTAAAGACCACATCACAGCCTTATATCCTTATATGGTATCGGATGAAAAATCTGACTTTCACTATTATATCTTGCAAGTGTTTAGAAgcacttttgaaaaattggctAACTTCaaaccaaaatttttgtatGATTTAGAGACGACCCTTTTGAGCAGACTGCCAAAGATGAACGTAAGAGAGATAGATGAAGCTATGCCTCTTATCTGGTCTGTCGCCACTCATCGTCATGATACCACTAGAGTAGCTAAAGCATGTTCATCCTGTCTTTCCCATCTACATCCTTACATAAATAAAGCGAATAAAGAGGAAGCTGCCATTGTAATTGACGGAAAATTGCAAAGGCTAATATATTTATCCACTGGTTTTGCTAGATTCTGCTTTCCTAAACTCtcgaatgaaaaaattgcatttttacaagaagatgaaacTCTGTATGAACATGTTACCAAGTGCTTACTTGTTCTATCGAAAGGCAAAATTACCCACGTAATAAGAAGAGTTGCCGTGAAAAACCTCACTAAGTTATGTGGAAATCATCCTAAACTATTTAATTCGAGACACGTCCTACATTTGCTGGACAAGGAATTTCAAGGCGATCAGTTAGATATCAAACTAGTGATTTTAGAAAGTTtatttgatctttttttattggaagaaagGAAATCAGTGAGAAATACCGGCGTTAATAGCACTTTGTCTTCCAATTCCattctgaaaaagaaattattgaaaacgaaaaaggCAGAGTTTGCAAATGATGGTGTATGTTCAGCGTTAGCTACTAGATTCTTAAACAATATTCTCCAGCTATGTCTTCTTCGTGATCTAAAGAATTCTCTCGTAGCTATCAGGTTGTTGAAgttaattttgaaatttggtTACACAAATCCCTCTCATTCTATCCCAACTGTCATTGCTTTGATTGCCTCTAACAGCCAATATATTCGCCATGTCGCTTATGAGATTTTAGAAgatctttttgaaaaatacgaaaCGCTAGTGTTTAGTAGTTTATCACGAGGAGTTACCAAAGCAATACATTACTCTATTCACACAGATGTCAGGCATTATTACAAGCatgattattttttgtctttacttgaaaaattatgtggaactggaaaaaaaaatgctcCGAAGTTCTTCAAAGTTGTGAAGAGAATCATGCAATCCtattttgatgaagttACGGACTTAACATCAACAACTACTAGTGTTCAAAAGTCAATTTTCGTTCTTTGTGCTAACATTTCGAATATTACATTTGTTTCTCAGTACGACTTGGTATCCCTACTCAAAACCATTGATTTGACAACAGACAGACTAAAAGAGATTATCATGGACGAAATAGGTGATAAtccttcatcattatcCGAATCAGAAGAGAAGCTCAATGGGATGATTTTAATACAGTTATGTTTACAGGACTTGGGTAGTTATTTACTGCACGTGTACGGGTTAAAAAATGATGTGCTTCTATTAGATATGGTAGAAGAATCGGAATTGAAGAATAAACAACTTCCTGCAAAGAAGCTGGATATCAATAAGTTTTCTGCACAgttagaaaatattgagCAGTATTCATCAAACGATAAACTTATTacatatttcaaaaaacaCGTGAAAGATACGTAAATATATCGCACttaaaatatacatataacTAATATATTTTCGCATTTTACACTCTGATTTCTTCACGGAAACTATGAGAAACAGCCAATGCAATATTGAAGTTCATTCACACCATTAAATATGATTAGTTCATATTAAgccttttttctcttgcgGACAGGCAGAATGTTAATATCCGAATTAGTTGTAACTCCATTGTGTGTTGTTACAAAGTTCTTTTCACCAGGCGAGGACACTACTCCTAAGCTTGGATCTATATTGCTACCCATAGTCACTACATTTTCCGAAGAGTTTGGTGAAGTCTCAGATGCAGTAcaagatgaaattgaatcTAAAAGAGCCGCTTCTGGAAGTGTCGACCTTATAGATGCAGAGTTATATCTAAAATCGCTCATGTCTTCCGATTTGACAGTATCTGTCACAACTATTTCCTCTACTTTAGTATTTGATTTTACAGACTTTTGTGTATCTCGTCTTATATCTCGAATGACTTCTGGTTCTACCTCCATCGTTAAAGGGATGActtcctttcttcttttcacaGCAACTTGCGTTGATATTCGAGGAGctttcttaaatttttttggatttgagGGAACTTTGTTTTTCCATGAATTCCTCTCTTCAGTCGAGGTTTTAATTAAATATGGTTTTCGCAGCGGTTCAGCTACGATAGCAAACCGTGTCATTCCCTTTTGTGATCGATGGTCGCTTAGCAATATTATAATCGAGCCACCACATTGCtgttctcttttctttagcCGTCTCTTCCTTATTTCCTCGACAGTTATtgtttcttcctcttcgtcAGAGGAGCTTGCGTAATCTGGGATAAAAGTTCGGTCGATTCGAGAATATATTTTGGGCCAATCTTTGCCACTAACCAGTTTTAACAATGAATCACTCGAGGCTGGCCTTCTAGCTAAATTGTGgctcttctttttcgttGATTCAAATTTATGTAGCATTGAATCGATCAGCTCTTTAGTTTGATAACGTTTAGTCTCCATTTCATTCTCGTCAGTGGGGTCATTTATTTTAGTAACCTTTTGTAATGTTATTTCCCAATTCAACATATCCAGTCTATCCGAGATTAATGAAAGCCTTTCTGCTTCATTTTCACCATTTACGATGTCCGACTGAATCAttctattttcttgtttcagCATTTTCTTGTGGTAAGGCTGATACGCGATATCAGGAAGCAAATCATCAGTCAGTTTCCTAATACGCTGACTTAATTCATGATGTTCAATCTCTAGTGTCATCTTCGTAATCGtctctctcttttttttgacctCATCATCGACGTTGCTCATAAATGGCAATTTCGTTACACGTTTCTGACAACACGTTTTGTCAACGTGCTCACCTACAATTTTGGCTGGAGTAAGAAAGCAAGACCTAGCTTTCCTCAAATGCCCGGCGTTTGGGTTTATCCTGCTAACTAATCTTAACTTTCTTTTAGGGTTGACTTCGTATTCTTCTGTATCAAAATcgaatttatcaaattctCCATGCTCATTTTTAACCTCTGATCTCAGCGATCTTTTAGAATTATTGTTTGCTCCTTCCATTGATTGAATCCTAGCTATTAATGGACTCCCATATGCTTCAAAGTGGGAAAAGGTattaatttcctttttaatcGTATGTGCCTTTTATTAAGACCTTGCtacttttattttggaGTCACTGAATCCATCTCGCGCAGTAGATTAtcttattttcaaaatgcaGAACGAACTATTatggaaacaaaaacaataacCAGAAAGAAAGGGAAAACAATATCGCTTTTATAATTCGTTGAATACATTAGATAGTAAGCTCTAGGAAACATGGTATATCGTAATAGGTCAAAGAGTGTTTTGTCTAAACACAGCAAGAAGAGCGACGATAAGGCCCATTATAAATCACGttcgaaaaagaaatcgaAAAGCAAGAGCAAGAGCAAGAAGTTAAGAATCTATTGGAGATACATATCTATTATATGGATCTTGTGGTTGGGAttaatatactattatgAATCGGTGGTTGTGAAGAGAGCAATGAAGAAATGCCAATGGTCAACTTGGGAAAATTGGCCTAAAGGCGCTGAAAGTCATAGGGTGGGTTTATTTGCCGACCCACAAATAATGGACGAATATTCATATCCTGGAAGACCTCAAGTAGTTAATTACTTCACAAGGGTAATTGTTGACCATTACCACAGGAGAAATTGGAAATATGTTCAATATTACCTGGATCCTGATAGCAATTTCTTCCTGGGAGATTTATTTGATGGAGGGAGAAACTGGGATGACAAGCAATGGATTAAAGAGTACACGAGATTCAACGAAATATTCCCCAAAAAGCCACTAAGAAGAACAGTTATGTCTTTGCCAGGTAATCACGATATTGGATTTGGAGACGAAGTCATTGAATCCAGTTTAGAAAGGTTTTCTAGCTACTTTGGAGAAACTTCCTCTTCCTTAGAAGCCGGAAATCACACCTTTGTACTTTTAGATACAATTTCGCTTTcggataaaaaaaatccaaatgtTTCAAGGGTTCCTATGGagtttttgaacaattttgCAATGGACTCACACCCACATCCCAGGATTCTTCTAACTCACGTTCCCTTATGGAGAAATCCAGAACAACAAACGTGTGGTAAACTTCGTGAATCCAAAAAACCTTTTCCTATTCAGAAAGGGCTTCAATATCAGACCGTTATTGACGAAGAGTTAtctcaagaaattttaacGAAAACTCAACcagaaattttattttctggaGATGACCATGACCATTGTCACATATTGCACTCATATCCATCTCAGGGAGAAGCCAAAACTGCTCAAGAAATTACAGTAAAGTCATGTGCAATGAATATGGGAATCAATAGGCCAGCTATCCAATTACTCTCCTTATATAATCCTTCAGATTTGAAAACAGTGAATGCCGGCGAAGAGTATGAATCAAAAACTTACCAAACAGAGTTATGTTACATGCCAGATCCCTTCAAGGCTATCAAAATGTACCTATGGGGATTATTATTCTCTGCTATATTTATCCTATACATGCATTTTTTCCCaaaatctttcaataaTCATGTGGCAATCACAATGAACAGAGTATTTTCACGACCTGATAATGTCGCCTCGGACTTGCCGTTACCTACAAGTGTTTCTaaatcaaaatcaagaaaatcattgaCACACACTAAATACGCTGTAAATGATACGCGTTCGGTCAAACAATTTCTAGCTAATGCAACTATGCTAACGATTTCCGTGATGtccatttttatttatttttatactGTAGTCTAGACAATACTCACCGTTATACTCTTCCagaatcaaaatttttgaaagaaaacgTCAGGCAATTCAAAATATGCGCACATACTTTATATACAGacaataaacaaaaaatataaactgTACCAGGTGTGGCTTTACTATGCTCAGCGTGAACTTAACAGCCCATGCTgaagcttttcttttgacttttcgttttcactttttcttcatacAATTACAGTATAATGATTAAACTGAATAAATTTCTGgagttcaaaaaaacacGAAAGTAGAACGTAACTCAGAAAGTCAATAAAAATTCTCTACTCTTTTTATAAAACCATACATATATCAAGATCAAATTAATATGGAAGATAAACTGGACGGATACTACGCAAGTGTTCTTTCAAATGCTGAAAATGGCACACATACAACTGTCGATTGCCATGACAAAAGTAGTgacgaagaaaatttaGATGAGCTACTGAATGAACTGGATAAAGAATTGGACGAAGACCATGAATTTTTGAGCACTTACAGATCTGAGAGGCTACAACAAATATCTGATCATTTAAAACAggtcaagaaaaatgtggAGGATGACGGATACGGTAAATTGCAATGCGTTGATAAGGAAACCGACGCTATTCAAATATGTACAAAGACTGATATGGTGGTCATACATTTTGAATTGGAAACATTCGGTAAGTGCCAGTACATGAatgaaaaactgaaaaactTGGCAAGAAGGTATCTAACCACCAGATTTATTAAAGTAAACGTCCAAACATGTCCCTTTCTGGTCAATAAACTGAACATCAAAGTACTGCCGTTTGTAGTTGGATACAGGAATGGTCTAGAAAAAGTTCGCTACGTTGGGTTTAGTAAATTGGGAAACGATCCCAACGGGTTTGATATTAGGAGACTAGAGCAATCTTTAGCTCATTCAGGTGTTATAGAAGACACATTCGAAATAAGGAAGCATTCATCTAGGAACGTGGGACAATTTGCTTCCACTAATGATAGTGGAAGTGGAAGCGGTAGTGATTTAGATATTTAACCAGATGGCCATGCCTTCTTACTGCAAATAACACGATGActcttttttgttgtatGCATGAGTGAAAGACGCTCCTCCTGTTTTAAACTAAATCGGTATCCTGAACAGATCTTTGGAATTTTGCTAAAAGGTTTTGTAGGATATGTAAAAAGTTAAATACAAAATATGCGTATAGTGGTATTTAAACATGAAACTCAAAAATGCGACTGTAATccttcaaataataaaaactaAGTACGAATAACAATGACTGAAAAAGTAATGTATATTGTATATACAATTGGACCATCTTTGTAATAAAGACAACAAGCCAATAAATGCAGATAAACTTAGCAGTACTCACTCTCAATTTAACTTCCTTTGGATGGTTTTTCATTGAGTTTTTGAGTAAGTTCAAGGATTTGTTGCTTCAAGTCATCATTCTCAACCAATAAATGTGCTCTGTGAATTTCACTATCCTTTAAGGAATCCatagtttttttcaattgaatacAAGACCTTGCGTAACcttctttaataaaattgaaattgagCAATAGTTTATGAGTATTAATTATTCTTGCTTTCATTTCCGAAATCTGACTTATTGTAAACTCATTTGTAAACTTAGCAGGCTTTGTTGCAGATACAATATCTTGTCTCGCAGAATCTATTTTGGATGTTATATCAGTAATCATGGACTCTATTTTCAAGTGGGATTCATTAGTATCCGATGAAgccaaagaagatgaaggtGATAGGGATGCAGGTGATAACATGGGTTCGTTTGTGGTTTTCAAGagagatttcttttttttgatagtAGGTTTATCTATCTTATAATTCTTTAGTTCTTTATCGGTCCTATGTACGCTATTTTGGTTTGTACTTTCATGTAATGACGCCTTGTCagtattattctttttatgaTTATACCTATCGAGATCAATACCAACCAGGCTATCATTAGCACTTTTCTGCATATCTAAAAGCGTGCTTGAATTGGTGTTGTGTTCATCGTGAAATAGAGATTCCAATGTCAGATGTTTTTGGGAACTGATGTcagaatcaaaaatatcCGTACATTCTAGGTTATCCATCATAACTTGTTCGAGATCTTTTCCCAAATCTAAACTCTGCCCGTCAATCTTTACTGTATCATCAAAATGATTATTCGCCTGAGTGAGCAGCCGGTGCAACGTATGTTCTATATTAGCATCATCGGATAAATCTGCATTCGAATTAGACTGATTTGTGTTCATTATTTATACGTTTCCCTAACAAAACCCTAGCGCAATTTGAATAAGACAAAAGAATGaagatttcaaaacttCAATTATAAGTACTGAGTTCTTCAATAGGGCACTAGCActctgaaatttttcatcgaATATACGTACTACAtcttttttggaaatttttcatctcaTCGctagaggaaaaaaaattctagaaattgaaaaaaaaaataggaaaaaaatgacagaaattattttatttatatcaaGATGACACGAGTTATgtagagaaaaaaaacacacTATAAAAGCTATTTCAGAGAATTAATCTATTTTACTTGTTTCTGAGTTTCTGAGTGTGGTATTATGCGAAGAGGCTACAAAATCCTcgagaaaaagaatattttttattcgtTACCATTTTTCCAGATATCATTGAACATTGCTAGAATGCTATCAAACCCGACTTTGCCCTTCATTGCATTGTCACTAAAACGTTTAACGCCCCAGTTTTCCACTCTCTCACTAAAGGTTTTTGTCGGAACACCGGACATAAACTTTGCATCTTGCTTGAAAAGAGTCACGTTCGATGGATTTTTCGGATGAGGAACATAACATACAGTTTCATAGCACTTCAATATATGCGGAAAGGTCATATTACAGCTCCTCATAATTAGAGATCTGTCCCTTCGATCAACCGTGGAAACCTCTCTCACGTATGCTAAATTGGTGTTCCCCACTAAAATGGACATCCAGCGAGGCGTGTTTTGACGTATGGTTATCAGTCGTTCTGAAAGAAGTACGTTGCCATGTTCTTTGAGTTCCCGGCGAAGCACATCGACGGCGATAACGTGTGTAGAGATCTTGTTTGGATATTTCATCCAGTTTGCCGTGGTGACTTTCTCCCATGGATAATCGAATTCAtaagatttttgaaatgatttcattattaatatatacGCTCGAGAGATATATGATCAATAGAAATATTTACTTGAACTTGTCGattagagaaaaagaaaatgcgTTACTTGGATCGCCGATccattttccattttcttgctAAATGTGACAAGATCTATAACTTTTTCGGAAAGCTCattactttttcaaataaataaacgGGCCCCTTACGGGCAAAGCCCTGaaatttaaagatttaCGTAATACTGCGTAAACCAATATCGCTTGAAGTGCTGTGTTAATTTAGAATATATGTTTTACTAATCTATTTATAATCAAGTATGTATGTAATTTTGGCTTTTCCTTTGCTCCGTGCTTAACTTGAGTTTGTTCTTGGTGATTATTTTATCGAGCATTACCTCCTAATACCCATCCTCCCATGTTATCCATATCGTCCTCGCCGTAGAGATCCAGGGTGACTGCTTTTTTATAAACGGGTTTAGTGACTGTAGAATTCGAGTTTGGGTATTTTACTCCTTCAGTTGTTACATCAGTAAAGCTTGAACCATCACTTTCATCATA includes these proteins:
- the SCC2 gene encoding cohesin-loading factor complex subunit SCC2 (Subunit of cohesin loading factor (Scc2p-Scc4p)~similar to YDR180W) — encoded protein: MSYPGEDTNIPRRVIEALEDQPLSYLVPKDGLAALVNAPMRVSLPFDRTVFTSADDGRKVNINVFSTTNTTTPSIKNEAEQDRLVFRRPDNFTLATNSVDYVPTNFLEGLSPLAQSVLSAHKGLVDSINIEKKSEIVGGLQQKHKLENITSNAGNLSFNDDSPNKKTKISTGITMTQANIAKQYLNDLRKILDIVGFDQNSAEIENIEYWLQLPNKKFVLTTNCLIKLQMTIKNITDNPQLWDSIEIIWLLRLLDVMVCNINFSKSSLKTGLDDSTLRYIALLSTVILFNIFLLGKNDSSLHRESYIMEPLNFLSDLIESLRTLTVEYNSLKIEFDTFQEALDLLPKYISNGPFLDDNVTTRLVYIFSDLLMNSDIETTANIQFQSFWDDVKRISSDILVSLFSSFDQQRGFIIEELISHVEKLPTKRVQKKLRKVSKENIYITDFTFTLMSMLENINCYTFCSQMKELVPENIEQLKNEYKKQEDFLFNVVEHINDTILERFFKNSSSLRYVIDNFVQDLLLLIPSPQWPVAEKILSSLLTKLLRVFSPSVQLSANIETICLQLIGNIGSTIFDIRCSTRDHEDNNLIKMINYPENLPHFFKLFGDCIAYNETTKCRRSATRFLWNLRLGTVLRLEEYTKDAKEQTVAVNDELKNILEQILGGGFGPPLKTKETDFSTIKLDYFSILHVFELLNLYDPYLKLILSLLAKDKIKLRSTAIKCLSMLASKDKVILSNPMVKETIHQRLNDSSASVKDAILDLVSINSSYFEFYQQINNNYNDDSIMVRKHVLKINEKMYDETNDVVTKVYVIARILMKVEDEEDNIIDMAKQILLNRWILKVHELLDQPEKLKEISSSVLIVISRVAIMNEKCSQLFDLFLNFYLLNREAHSKETYEKITHVLATLTDFLVQKIVELNSEDTNEKNSIIDKQNFLNLLAKFADSTVSFLTKDHITALYPYMVSDEKSDFHYYILQVFRSTFEKLANFKPKFLYDLETTLLSRLPKMNVREIDEAMPLIWSVATHRHDTTRVAKACSSCLSHLHPYINKANKEEAAIVIDGKLQRLIYLSTGFARFCFPKLSNEKIAFLQEDETLYEHVTKCLLVLSKGKITHVIRRVAVKNLTKLCGNHPKLFNSRHVLHLLDKEFQGDQLDIKLVILESLFDLFLLEERKSVRNTGVNSTLSSNSILKKKLLKTKKAEFANDGVCSALATRFLNNILQLCLLRDLKNSLVAIRLLKLILKFGYTNPSHSIPTVIALIASNSQYIRHVAYEILEDLFEKYETLVFSSLSRGVTKAIHYSIHTDVRHYYKHDYFLSLLEKLCGTGKKNAPKFFKVVKRIMQSYFDEVTDLTSTTTSVQKSIFVLCANISNITFVSQYDLVSLLKTIDLTTDRLKEIIMDEIGDNPSSLSESEEKLNGMILIQLCLQDLGSYLLHVYGLKNDVLLLDMVEESELKNKQLPAKKLDINKFSAQLENIEQYSSNDKLITYFKKHVKDT
- the SAS4 gene encoding Sas4p (Subunit of the SAS complex (Sas2p, Sas4p, Sas5p)~similar to YDR181C), translating into MEGANNNSKRSLRSEVKNEHGEFDKFDFDTEEYEVNPKRKLRLVSRINPNAGHLRKARSCFLTPAKIVGEHVDKTCCQKRVTKLPFMSNVDDEVKKKRETITKMTLEIEHHELSQRIRKLTDDLLPDIAYQPYHKKMLKQENRMIQSDIVNGENEAERLSLISDRLDMLNWEITLQKVTKINDPTDENEMETKRYQTKELIDSMLHKFESTKKKSHNLARRPASSDSLLKLVSGKDWPKIYSRIDRTFIPDYASSSDEEEETITVEEIRKRRLKKREQQCGGSIIILLSDHRSQKGMTRFAIVAEPLRKPYLIKTSTEERNSWKNKVPSNPKKFKKAPRISTQVAVKRRKEVIPLTMEVEPEVIRDIRRDTQKSVKSNTKVEEIVVTDTVKSEDMSDFRYNSASIRSTLPEAALLDSISSCTASETSPNSSENVVTMGSNIDPSLGVVSSPGEKNFVTTHNGVTTNSDINILPVRKRKKA
- the CDC1 gene encoding putative lipid phosphatase CDC1 (lipid phosphatase of the endoplasmic reticulum~similar to YDR182W), with protein sequence MVYRNRSKSVLSKHSKKSDDKAHYKSRSKKKSKSKSKSKKLRIYWRYISIIWILWLGLIYYYESVVVKRAMKKCQWSTWENWPKGAESHRVGLFADPQIMDEYSYPGRPQVVNYFTRVIVDHYHRRNWKYVQYYLDPDSNFFLGDLFDGGRNWDDKQWIKEYTRFNEIFPKKPLRRTVMSLPGNHDIGFGDEVIESSLERFSSYFGETSSSLEAGNHTFVLLDTISLSDKKNPNVSRVPMEFLNNFAMDSHPHPRILLTHVPLWRNPEQQTCGKLRESKKPFPIQKGLQYQTVIDEELSQEILTKTQPEILFSGDDHDHCHILHSYPSQGEAKTAQEITVKSCAMNMGINRPAIQLLSLYNPSDLKTVNAGEEYESKTYQTELCYMPDPFKAIKMYLWGLLFSAIFILYMHFFPKSFNNHVAITMNRVFSRPDNVASDLPLPTSVSKSKSRKSLTHTKYAVNDTRSVKQFLANATMLTISVMSIFIYFYTVV
- the PLP1 gene encoding Plp1p (Protein that interacts with CCT (chaperonin containing TCP-1) complex~similar to YDR183W) gives rise to the protein MEDKLDGYYASVLSNAENGTHTTVDCHDKSSDEENLDELLNELDKELDEDHEFLSTYRSERLQQISDHLKQVKKNVEDDGYGKLQCVDKETDAIQICTKTDMVVIHFELETFGKCQYMNEKLKNLARRYLTTRFIKVNVQTCPFLVNKLNIKVLPFVVGYRNGLEKVRYVGFSKLGNDPNGFDIRRLEQSLAHSGVIEDTFEIRKHSSRNVGQFASTNDSGSGSGSDLDI
- the ATC1 gene encoding Atc1p (Nuclear protein~similar to YDR184C), translating into MNTNQSNSNADLSDDANIEHTLHRLLTQANNHFDDTVKIDGQSLDLGKDLEQVMMDNLECTDIFDSDISSQKHLTLESLFHDEHNTNSSTLLDMQKSANDSLVGIDLDRYNHKKNNTDKASLHESTNQNSVHRTDKELKNYKIDKPTIKKKKSLLKTTNEPMLSPASLSPSSSLASSDTNESHLKIESMITDITSKIDSARQDIVSATKPAKFTNEFTISQISEMKARIINTHKLLLNFNFIKEGYARSCIQLKKTMDSLKDSEIHRAHLLVENDDLKQQILELTQKLNEKPSKGS
- the UPS3 gene encoding Ups3p (similar to YDR185C), with product MKSFQKSYEFDYPWEKVTTANWMKYPNKISTHVIAVDVLRRELKEHGNVLLSERLITIRQNTPRWMSILVGNTNLAYVREVSTVDRRDRSLIMRSCNMTFPHILKCYETVCYVPHPKNPSNVTLFKQDAKFMSGVPTKTFSERVENWGVKRFSDNAMKGKVGFDSILAMFNDIWKNGNE